The genome window TAGATTATGATGGTAAGAAATTTTGGGTAAGAGCTACTGGAAAACCGCTTGTTGATGATTATACCGGAGCAATTGTAGGAATACGAGGAGTTTTTACAAGTATAGACCGTTTCATTAAGCAAGGAAAAGAATTGGAGAAAAGAGCAGAACTCATAGATATTCAAAATGAAAGATTGATCCATTTTGCACATATAGTGTCACATAATTTAAGATCGCACTCCAGTAATTTAGAACTTACACTTGAAACTTTTGCAGCAAAAAATTCTGATTCAGAAGAAACCGTTTTTAAGAGCTATCTCAAGGATATTTCGACTAGTTTAAGTCAGACACTTGAACATCTTAATGAAGTGGTAACCATCAATACTCATGAAAGAGGTAGGGAACTGGTAGATATTAAAGACGTTTTTGAATCAGTATTAGAGGAACATCGTCCTTTGTTAGGTTTAATAGACCTAAGGTTAGATTATGATTTTACAGCCCTGACTCATCTCAATTACGTCCCGTCGTTTTTACGCAGTATTCTCACTAATTTGCTATCTAACTCCATTAAGTATAGAGATGTCTTAAGACCGCTTCATATAGACGTGAAATCTAAATGTAAAGGTTCAAAAGAGCTTCTCGTTTTTAAGGATAACGGAATAGG of Nonlabens sp. Ci31 contains these proteins:
- a CDS encoding sensor histidine kinase translates to MKIPPKKSLQQKLQDKEYFLKETALMTQTGSYSGNFKTGFCFMDEIGRKVLNIPNDFQLNFESALTLFVDYKQTVKKFKNSLEGFSFEQDVEMIDYDGKKFWVRATGKPLVDDYTGAIVGIRGVFTSIDRFIKQGKELEKRAELIDIQNERLIHFAHIVSHNLRSHSSNLELTLETFAAKNSDSEETVFKSYLKDISTSLSQTLEHLNEVVTINTHERGRELVDIKDVFESVLEEHRPLLGLIDLRLDYDFTALTHLNYVPSFLRSILTNLLSNSIKYRDVLRPLHIDVKSKCKGSKELLVFKDNGIGIDLQKNRDKIFNMYRTFHDNDDARGVGLFLTKNQVESLGGDISVKSILGVGSSFTVKF